A genome region from Natronobeatus ordinarius includes the following:
- the cofH gene encoding 7,8-didemethyl-8-hydroxy-5-deazariboflavin synthase subunit CofH, with amino-acid sequence MDRPVAETDLEFDHRPETDQSFENALEKARNGDRLTVEDGVELLTTGTDVAGIDWRRKEQVLEAADRRRQEVVGDEVTFVANLNNNVTTACTVGCLFCNFKDSAHTFEHEYDGETAGFTKTPADSREIVRDAVSRGIYEVTSVSGLHPALVLDEEHREALEAHDAPRQIDYVPPDRYETDPGTYVDQLRAMSVDGVHVHSMTPEEAAHARRGTDWSYEEVYRRLKAAGLDTVPGTAAEILVDEVRDVICPGKIDTAGWLEAMEAAASVGLGLTATIMYGHVENEAHRVMHLAEIRRLQERVDGAITEFVPLSFVHQNTPLYEHGVVSGGATRDEDELMIAVSRLFLDNIDHVQSSWVKYGDEGGLKMLTCGADDFMGTILSEEITKRAGGQYGEFRSFDDYVELITSIGRVPVERSTDYEERRVIDPDDPPFGPQLGPKADGTPLLEPDERPLPADD; translated from the coding sequence ATGGACCGACCGGTGGCGGAGACGGATCTCGAGTTCGACCACCGACCGGAAACCGACCAGTCGTTCGAGAACGCCCTCGAGAAGGCACGAAACGGCGACCGGCTAACGGTCGAAGACGGCGTCGAGCTGCTGACGACGGGAACCGACGTGGCGGGGATCGACTGGCGACGAAAAGAGCAGGTACTCGAGGCCGCCGACAGGCGACGCCAGGAGGTCGTCGGCGACGAGGTGACCTTCGTCGCGAACCTGAACAACAACGTGACGACGGCCTGCACCGTCGGCTGTCTGTTCTGTAACTTCAAGGATTCGGCGCACACCTTCGAGCACGAGTACGACGGCGAGACCGCTGGCTTCACCAAGACGCCCGCCGACTCGCGCGAGATCGTCCGCGACGCCGTCTCCCGCGGCATCTACGAGGTCACGTCCGTCTCCGGACTCCACCCCGCACTGGTGCTCGACGAGGAACACCGCGAGGCGCTCGAGGCCCACGACGCCCCGAGGCAGATCGATTACGTCCCGCCAGACCGTTACGAAACCGACCCCGGCACCTACGTCGACCAGCTCCGGGCGATGAGCGTCGACGGCGTCCACGTCCACTCGATGACGCCCGAGGAGGCCGCCCATGCTCGCCGCGGGACCGACTGGAGCTACGAGGAGGTCTACCGCCGGCTGAAAGCGGCGGGACTGGACACCGTTCCCGGGACGGCCGCCGAAATCCTCGTCGACGAGGTTCGGGACGTCATCTGTCCCGGCAAGATCGACACGGCGGGCTGGCTCGAGGCGATGGAGGCGGCCGCCTCGGTGGGGTTGGGGCTGACGGCGACGATCATGTACGGCCACGTCGAGAACGAGGCCCACCGCGTCATGCACTTAGCGGAGATCCGCCGGCTCCAGGAGCGCGTCGACGGCGCGATCACCGAGTTCGTCCCGCTCTCGTTCGTCCACCAGAACACACCCCTCTACGAACACGGCGTCGTCTCTGGCGGGGCGACCCGCGACGAGGACGAACTCATGATCGCCGTCTCGAGGCTCTTCCTCGACAACATCGACCACGTCCAGTCCTCGTGGGTCAAGTACGGCGACGAAGGCGGGCTGAAGATGCTCACCTGCGGCGCGGACGACTTCATGGGGACGATCCTCTCCGAGGAGATCACCAAGCGCGCCGGCGGCCAGTACGGCGAGTTCCGCTCGTTCGACGACTACGTCGAGCTCATCACCTCGATCGGGCGCGTTCCGGTCGAACGCTCGACCGACTACGAGGAACGACGCGTCATCGACCCCGACGACCCGCCATTTGGCCCTCAACTCGGCCCGAAAGCCGACGGGACGCCGCTGCTCGAACCGGACGAGCGGCCGCTTCCGGCGGACGACTGA
- a CDS encoding type 1 glutamine amidotransferase yields MTDARIAVLIAAHEDRNTTRNFRRELEGSVSEFHVTEGQLPADYAYDAVVVSGSRSSVYDDEAWIQPTKAWVRGAIDRDLPCLGVCWGHQLLADVLGGEVRHMGAYEIGYSEIERLGESRLLEGIGRRFSCFTSHEDAVVELPPGARPLAENEYSNHGFRKDRVFGVQFHPEYDQKTARELTLRKELSDERRDRVLASITEENYRAACAAKLVFENFLEYVREVRTLEVAADGDSDGKVVES; encoded by the coding sequence ATGACGGACGCCCGGATCGCCGTGCTGATCGCCGCCCACGAGGACCGGAACACGACGCGGAACTTCCGGCGCGAACTCGAGGGCTCCGTGAGCGAATTCCACGTCACCGAGGGGCAACTTCCGGCCGACTACGCCTACGACGCCGTCGTCGTCTCCGGCTCGCGGTCGTCGGTGTACGACGACGAGGCGTGGATCCAGCCCACAAAGGCGTGGGTTCGCGGCGCGATCGACCGCGATCTGCCGTGTCTCGGCGTCTGCTGGGGCCACCAGCTGCTCGCGGACGTCCTCGGCGGCGAGGTCAGACACATGGGCGCCTACGAGATCGGCTACAGCGAGATCGAACGCCTCGGCGAGTCGCGACTCCTCGAGGGGATCGGCCGTCGGTTCTCCTGTTTTACCTCTCACGAGGACGCGGTTGTCGAGCTCCCACCCGGTGCGCGACCGCTGGCCGAGAACGAATACTCGAACCACGGATTCCGAAAAGATCGCGTCTTCGGCGTCCAGTTTCACCCCGAGTACGATCAGAAGACGGCGCGCGAACTGACGCTGCGTAAGGAGTTATCCGACGAGCGCCGCGACCGGGTCCTCGCGAGCATCACCGAGGAGAACTACCGGGCGGCGTGTGCGGCGAAACTCGTCTTCGAGAACTTCCTCGAGTACGTTCGCGAGGTTCGGACGCTCGAGGTCGCAGCCGACGGTGATTCCGACGGCAAGGTCGTCGAATCGTAA
- a CDS encoding MFS transporter — MRWRYRDTVLTLCTLAFFATMVARLAISPVVPAITDEFAVSNSVIGVALTGLWMSYFLSQFPSGVAADRFGERPIILLAIGGTAAASLFIALAPVFPVFVLATIALGFLAGLHYSVATALLSRTYDDIGTAIGLHNGGAPAAGLIAPVLAAWIGVTYGWRPAVALGTLFAVPIFVLFAWRVRPTPPRRPDQPMGDRFELGPVLELLSRRQIAFTVCLSILCAFVWQGTASFLPTFLVEHRGYSTELAGLVFSAYFVVHGVTQVGIGAASDRYGRQPTAAGCALVAAVGFALFVAGSEPVTVVAAVVLVGTGMGWSAALLPRFMDLLSEAERGAGFGLVRTVYGVVGALGSVGTGLFADLFGWGVAFLVLAGLLSMVLLALVANLVLSLGY; from the coding sequence ATGCGCTGGCGATACCGGGACACCGTCCTCACGCTCTGTACACTTGCCTTCTTCGCGACGATGGTCGCCCGGCTGGCGATCAGCCCAGTCGTCCCGGCGATCACCGACGAGTTCGCCGTCTCGAACTCCGTGATCGGCGTCGCGTTGACGGGGCTGTGGATGTCGTACTTCCTCTCGCAGTTTCCAAGCGGCGTGGCCGCCGACCGCTTCGGGGAGCGACCGATCATCCTCCTCGCGATCGGCGGCACGGCCGCCGCGAGTCTGTTCATCGCGCTCGCGCCCGTCTTCCCCGTCTTCGTCCTCGCGACGATCGCCCTCGGCTTCCTCGCCGGCCTCCACTACAGCGTCGCGACGGCGCTGTTGAGCCGCACCTACGACGACATCGGCACCGCCATCGGACTCCACAACGGCGGCGCGCCCGCCGCGGGCCTGATCGCCCCCGTCCTCGCCGCCTGGATCGGCGTCACCTACGGCTGGCGGCCCGCGGTCGCTCTCGGGACGCTCTTTGCCGTCCCTATCTTCGTTCTGTTCGCCTGGCGCGTCCGGCCCACGCCGCCGCGTCGTCCCGACCAACCGATGGGCGACCGATTCGAGCTGGGACCCGTCCTCGAGTTGCTCTCCCGGCGACAGATCGCTTTCACGGTCTGTCTCTCGATCCTGTGTGCGTTCGTCTGGCAGGGAACCGCCTCGTTTCTCCCGACGTTCCTCGTCGAACACCGGGGCTACTCGACGGAACTCGCCGGCCTCGTCTTCTCGGCGTACTTCGTCGTTCACGGGGTCACGCAGGTCGGTATCGGCGCTGCCTCCGATCGGTACGGCCGCCAGCCCACGGCGGCGGGCTGTGCGCTGGTCGCGGCCGTCGGATTCGCACTCTTCGTCGCCGGGTCCGAACCCGTGACGGTGGTCGCGGCCGTCGTCCTCGTGGGCACTGGAATGGGCTGGAGCGCCGCACTGTTGCCCCGCTTCATGGACCTGCTCTCCGAAGCCGAACGTGGGGCTGGCTTCGGCCTCGTCAGGACCGTCTACGGCGTCGTCGGCGCGCTCGGCTCTGTCGGCACGGGGCTGTTCGCCGACCTCTTCGGCTGGGGCGTCGCCTTCCTCGTTCTGGCCGGCCTCCTCTCGATGGTCCTCCTCGCGCTCGTCGCGAACCTGGTGCTCTCGCTGGGGTACTGA
- a CDS encoding SHOCT domain-containing protein has product MRLRTVAFAFTGLIAVLVAVSVLLTLLLLVVKLLTALLIPLVTLSVLLLALIGSYRVFIWSRRRSASDDADAASASEELTTDAHLERLREQYVAGELTESEYERKLERVLGTEPLESTDGTSNRSRSLSRRH; this is encoded by the coding sequence ATGAGACTCCGTACCGTCGCGTTTGCGTTCACCGGACTTATCGCCGTGCTCGTCGCGGTGAGCGTGCTGTTGACGCTGCTATTGCTCGTCGTCAAGCTGCTGACGGCGCTGCTCATCCCCCTGGTGACGCTTTCGGTACTGCTCCTCGCGCTGATCGGCTCCTACCGCGTGTTCATCTGGTCACGTCGACGTTCCGCGTCGGACGACGCCGACGCGGCGAGCGCCTCCGAAGAGCTGACGACCGACGCCCACCTCGAGCGACTCCGTGAGCAGTACGTCGCCGGCGAACTCACCGAGTCGGAGTATGAACGGAAACTCGAGCGAGTCCTCGGTACGGAGCCACTGGAGTCGACCGACGGGACGTCCAACCGAAGCCGGTCACTTTCGAGGCGACACTGA
- the priL gene encoding DNA primase regulatory subunit PriL, with protein MQRLHARYPFLEVARESVAAAAVDLAAVVEQDRDVVDRAAERVHTALEDGHTGEPRLDARTELLSYPVARVLVSLVDERVLVRRYARAEAATAYDRFTADLADTTELKSVETTGLDRETLLAEFDLESAVRETDDGYRVDVGAYLTLAADLWGDEWRLVNRALADGEVPVDEGELLELLREAIRERIEDGLPFEVPEAIATALEAEVEAIRDALADLDLTREIDTVVPDLFPPCMKALLDDVQKGEHLPHHSRFAITSFLASIGMGTDEIVDLYRVNSSFGEEMTRYQTDHIRGETSPTEYSPPSCATMQSYGDCVNKDDLCERIPHPMAYYERRLDDADDDDLEDWREARADDD; from the coding sequence ATGCAGCGACTGCACGCCCGCTATCCGTTCCTCGAGGTCGCCCGCGAGTCGGTCGCGGCGGCGGCCGTCGACCTCGCAGCGGTCGTCGAACAGGATCGGGACGTGGTCGACCGCGCCGCCGAACGGGTTCACACCGCCCTCGAGGACGGCCACACGGGCGAGCCGCGGCTGGACGCACGCACCGAGTTACTCTCCTACCCCGTCGCGCGGGTACTCGTCTCGCTCGTCGACGAACGAGTGCTCGTCCGACGGTACGCCCGCGCGGAGGCGGCCACGGCGTACGACCGGTTTACGGCCGACCTCGCGGACACGACCGAGCTCAAGAGCGTCGAGACGACCGGCCTCGACCGCGAGACGCTGCTCGCGGAGTTCGACCTTGAGTCGGCCGTCAGGGAGACCGACGACGGCTACCGGGTCGACGTCGGGGCGTACCTCACCCTCGCCGCGGACCTGTGGGGCGACGAGTGGCGACTCGTCAACCGGGCGCTGGCAGACGGCGAGGTGCCGGTCGACGAAGGCGAACTGCTCGAGCTCCTGCGCGAGGCGATCCGCGAGCGAATCGAGGACGGCCTGCCGTTCGAGGTGCCCGAGGCGATCGCGACGGCGCTCGAGGCAGAGGTCGAGGCGATTCGGGACGCGCTCGCCGACCTCGATCTCACCCGCGAGATCGACACCGTCGTCCCCGACCTGTTCCCGCCGTGTATGAAGGCCTTGCTCGACGACGTCCAGAAAGGTGAGCACCTCCCACACCACTCCCGATTTGCGATCACCTCGTTCCTGGCCAGCATCGGGATGGGTACCGACGAGATCGTCGACCTGTATCGAGTGAACTCTTCGTTCGGCGAGGAGATGACCCGTTACCAGACCGACCACATCCGCGGGGAGACCTCGCCGACTGAGTACTCGCCGCCCTCGTGTGCGACGATGCAGTCCTACGGCGACTGCGTGAACAAAGACGACCTCTGTGAGCGGATTCCCCACCCGATGGCCTACTACGAGCGGCGGCTGGACGACGCCGACGACGACGACCTCGAGGACTGGCGCGAGGCGCGGGCCGACGACGACTGA
- a CDS encoding Rid family detoxifying hydrolase: protein MKRIVSTDEAPEAVGAYSQATTNGSLLFTAGQIPLTTDGELLADESITAQTEQALDNLVAVLEEGGASPEDVLKVTVFLGDIDDFEEMNETYAGYFDEEPPARSAVEVANLPKGVGVEVEAIASLE, encoded by the coding sequence ATGAAACGCATCGTCAGCACCGACGAGGCTCCCGAGGCGGTCGGGGCGTACAGCCAGGCAACGACGAACGGCTCGCTGCTGTTCACCGCGGGCCAGATTCCGCTGACCACCGACGGCGAGTTGCTCGCCGACGAATCGATCACCGCCCAGACCGAACAGGCGCTCGACAACCTCGTCGCCGTCCTCGAGGAGGGTGGCGCGAGCCCTGAGGACGTCCTCAAGGTGACGGTATTCCTCGGCGACATCGATGACTTCGAGGAGATGAACGAGACCTACGCGGGCTACTTCGACGAGGAGCCGCCGGCCCGCAGCGCCGTCGAGGTGGCGAACCTCCCGAAGGGCGTCGGCGTCGAGGTCGAAGCGATCGCCAGCCTCGAGTGA
- a CDS encoding HTTM domain-containing protein yields MTDDRRQRHGRSELAHLLQRLRRGARESVYLDPGFVAIDTRALAAFRVSAGLLIIADVLLRSRNFTFFYTEDGAVPLSLAQQMSADGAFSIFYYTTNSTVIAALFVLHVLIALQLIVGYRTRLATILSFLLVISLDHRNPLVLSYADTLFRMLLFWAIFLPLGERWSVDALYADSRPREQISSLASAAILIQIVYMYVLNGYHKRESELWTGGEATPLIMGLDDTTFLLGEFTRNVPTLLRYGGLTWYYMLLFAWLLLLLRGRARTLLVAMFVGGHASFALTVRIGAFPYVAIAGLLLFLQSPFWEDLTALRRYASSGRLRADPLRSTLVRLGATFPRLRFGIGPETRASLARAGRIGSTVVVAIAVVSILVIPALGHLPVANSLEDDDGPAERIDDTASKLGVSQPVWTVFAPHPRTSDSYYVFPAVDESGDRIDAYNGRSLTYERPYDELQRQYDTYRERFYMSSVSRGGPDDVVSETLADHLCSTWEDEHGESLTHLNMYVVVEDVTLETIDNPENRDRDVRRFYTHGCDDNEPKAIDPP; encoded by the coding sequence ATGACCGACGATCGCCGGCAACGACACGGACGTTCCGAGCTCGCCCACCTCTTACAGCGTCTCCGCCGCGGCGCTCGTGAGTCGGTCTATCTCGATCCGGGGTTCGTGGCGATCGACACGCGGGCGCTGGCTGCGTTCCGAGTGTCGGCCGGGCTGCTCATCATCGCGGACGTCCTCCTTCGATCTCGAAACTTTACGTTCTTTTACACTGAAGACGGAGCCGTGCCTCTCTCGCTGGCACAGCAGATGTCAGCCGATGGGGCGTTCTCGATCTTCTACTACACGACGAACTCGACCGTGATCGCGGCGCTGTTCGTACTCCACGTACTGATCGCCCTCCAGTTGATCGTCGGCTACAGGACGAGACTCGCGACGATCCTCTCGTTCTTGCTGGTGATCTCGCTGGATCACCGAAACCCGCTCGTTCTCAGCTACGCCGACACGCTCTTTCGAATGCTTCTCTTCTGGGCCATCTTCCTCCCGCTCGGCGAACGCTGGTCGGTCGACGCCCTGTACGCGGACTCTCGGCCGCGAGAGCAAATCTCGAGTCTCGCCTCCGCGGCGATCCTGATACAGATCGTCTACATGTACGTTCTCAACGGCTACCACAAGCGAGAGTCGGAGCTATGGACTGGCGGCGAGGCCACGCCGCTGATCATGGGGCTCGACGACACGACGTTCCTGCTGGGCGAGTTCACTCGGAACGTCCCGACGCTGCTCCGGTACGGCGGGCTGACGTGGTACTACATGCTCCTGTTCGCGTGGCTCCTCTTGCTCTTGCGCGGTCGAGCACGCACGCTCCTCGTCGCCATGTTCGTCGGCGGCCACGCGTCGTTCGCGCTCACGGTCCGAATCGGGGCGTTTCCGTACGTCGCGATCGCGGGGCTGTTGCTGTTCTTGCAGTCGCCGTTCTGGGAGGACCTGACCGCCCTGCGTCGGTACGCTTCGTCCGGTCGGCTCCGGGCCGATCCGCTCCGATCGACCCTCGTGCGACTCGGAGCGACGTTCCCGCGACTCCGATTCGGGATCGGTCCGGAAACGCGCGCCTCGCTCGCTCGAGCCGGCAGGATCGGTTCCACCGTCGTCGTCGCCATCGCCGTCGTCTCGATCCTGGTGATTCCGGCGCTCGGTCACCTCCCCGTCGCCAACAGCCTCGAGGACGACGACGGCCCGGCCGAACGGATCGACGACACCGCGTCGAAACTGGGCGTCAGCCAGCCCGTCTGGACCGTCTTCGCCCCACACCCGCGGACGTCCGACAGCTACTACGTCTTCCCGGCGGTGGACGAAAGCGGCGACCGGATCGACGCCTACAACGGCCGATCGCTGACGTACGAGCGGCCCTACGACGAGCTACAGCGTCAGTACGACACGTACCGCGAACGGTTCTACATGAGCAGTGTGAGCCGTGGCGGCCCGGACGACGTCGTCTCCGAGACGCTCGCCGACCACCTCTGTTCGACGTGGGAGGACGAACACGGCGAATCGCTCACCCACCTCAATATGTACGTCGTCGTCGAAGACGTGACCCTCGAGACGATCGACAACCCGGAGAACCGTGACCGGGACGTCCGGCGGTTTTACACTCACGGCTGTGACGACAACGAGCCGAAAGCGATCGATCCGCCATAA
- a CDS encoding DUF6276 family protein, translated as MACSACGGAVVDFSIPTDAREYAPGDTGAASICTTCLTVDSSENPDDPDFSRVSDAFPTNRSAAVPLALALGRCDSLVTNRAALETLLERVERAGADPLLIIDRLLADPSIEPAVDLERRRHQLEQLLY; from the coding sequence ATGGCCTGTTCGGCGTGCGGTGGCGCAGTGGTCGACTTTTCGATTCCGACAGACGCACGCGAGTACGCTCCAGGCGACACCGGGGCGGCGTCGATCTGCACGACCTGTCTCACGGTCGACTCGAGCGAGAACCCCGACGACCCCGACTTCTCGCGGGTGAGCGACGCGTTTCCGACGAACCGGTCCGCGGCGGTTCCGCTGGCGCTCGCGCTCGGACGCTGTGACTCGCTCGTGACGAACCGCGCGGCCCTCGAGACGCTGCTCGAGCGCGTCGAGCGTGCAGGCGCGGACCCGTTACTGATCATCGACCGGCTACTCGCCGACCCGTCGATCGAGCCGGCGGTCGACCTCGAGCGCCGTCGTCACCAGCTCGAGCAGCTTCTGTACTGA
- a CDS encoding V-type ATP synthase subunit D → MATDVKPTRKNLMAIDDRIDLSERGHSTLEKKRDGLIMEFMDILDKAQDVRGELSSDYERAQKKINMARAMEGDVAVRGAAAALEEHPEITTESKNIMGVVVPQIESTSVSKSLDQRGYGVLGTSARIDEAAEAYEDLLESIILAAEVETAMKKMLREIETTKRRVNALEFKLLPDLYESKEYIEQKLEEQEREEIFRLKKIKEKKEQEEAEERKKAEADEEPKQTAASGVPGDD, encoded by the coding sequence ATGGCCACGGACGTCAAGCCCACCCGCAAGAACCTGATGGCGATCGACGATCGGATCGATCTCTCGGAGCGGGGTCACAGCACGCTCGAGAAGAAACGCGACGGGCTGATCATGGAGTTCATGGACATCCTCGATAAAGCCCAGGACGTTCGCGGAGAGCTCTCTTCGGACTACGAGCGCGCCCAGAAGAAAATCAACATGGCCCGGGCGATGGAAGGCGACGTCGCGGTTCGCGGGGCCGCCGCCGCGCTCGAGGAACACCCCGAGATCACGACCGAGTCGAAGAACATCATGGGCGTCGTCGTCCCGCAGATCGAGTCGACGAGCGTCTCGAAGAGCCTCGATCAGCGCGGCTACGGCGTGCTCGGCACCTCGGCGCGAATCGACGAAGCCGCGGAGGCCTACGAGGACCTCTTGGAGAGCATCATCCTCGCCGCCGAGGTCGAGACGGCGATGAAGAAGATGCTCCGAGAGATCGAGACGACCAAACGGCGCGTCAACGCCCTCGAGTTCAAACTCCTGCCCGACCTCTACGAGAGCAAAGAGTACATCGAGCAGAAACTCGAGGAGCAAGAACGCGAGGAGATCTTCCGGCTGAAGAAGATCAAAGAGAAGAAAGAGCAGGAGGAAGCCGAAGAGCGGAAGAAGGCCGAAGCCGACGAGGAGCCCAAGCAGACGGCCGCCAGCGGCGTTCCGGGCGACGACTAG